The Prosthecomicrobium sp. N25 nucleotide sequence AAGCCGCTCATGGCCGGCCGCCTCGGGCCCATGCGCGTCCTCGGCCTGCCCGGCAACCCGGTCTCGAGCCTCGTCTGCGCGATCCTGTTCCTGAAACCCCTCCTGCGCGCCCTCCTGGGCGTCGCCCCCCTGCTCGACCCGGAGGTCGACGCCGTGGCGGCGGTCGACCTGGCCGCCAACGACCATCGGCAGGACTACCTGCGCGCCGAAATCGAAAGCCGGGACGAAAGCGGACTGCCCCGGGTGCGCCCCTTCCCCGTCCAGGACTCCTCCATGCTGACCCGCCTCGCCCGGGCGGACTGCCTGGTCCTGCGCGCCCCGAACGCCCCGCCGCTCCCCGCCGGCGGCCGGTGCCGAATCATCCCCCTCTCCTGACCGTCTCAGCCCGCTCCGGCGCCGGACCGCCGCGGCCCGTTCCGCAGCGTTCGGGTTCGTTCCCGGCCGCATATTCTTCGTTCCCGGTCCGTTTTAACGGAAAATTGACGCTTGTAGAACATGGAGAGAACGTGTAGCTTCAGTTCGCGCTTTGTACACGTCACAGGCTTCATCCAGGTTTTCGTGGAGACGACCCCCGTCCCCCATAGGAGATCCGGACGCCCGAGCGGCAGAGTGGCGACGAAGGATTCGAACCACCAAACCGAACCCGAGGGGCGACAGGACCCATGCTCACCCGCAAGCAACTCGAGCTCCTGATGTTCATCCACGAACGCCTGAAGGAAACGGGCGTGCCTCCCTCCTTCGACGAGATGAAGGACGCGCTGGACCTCAAGTCGAAGTCCGGCATCCACCGGCTGATCACAGCGCTCGAGGAGCGCGGCTTCATCCGCCGCCTGCCGAACCGCGCCCGTGCGCTCGAGGTGGTGCGGCTCCCCGACTCGGTCGCGCCGAGCCTCGCGGCAGCCCGCAACGGCAAGGCCTTCGCGCCTTCCGTGATCGAGGGAAGCCTCGGCAGGCAACGCCCGGTCGGCTCCGGCGACGACAAGAACGGCGCGGTCTCCATCCCGGTGATGGGGCGCATCGCCGCCGGCACCCCGATCTCGGCGATCCAGAACTACACCCACGCGATCCCCGTCCCGGCGGACCTCATCGCCGGCGGCGAGCACTTCGCCCTGGAGGTGCGCGGGGACTCCATGATCGAGGCCGGCATTCTCGACGGCGACACCGTGGTCATCAAGCGTGCCGACGGCGCCGACACCGGCGACATCGTGGTGGCGCTGGTGGACGACGAGGAGGCGACGCTGAAGCGCCTGCGCAAGCGGGGGGCGTCGATCGCCCTGGAGGCCGCCAATCCGGCCTACGAGACCCGCATCTTCGGACCCGATCGCGTCAAGATCCAGGGCAAGCTCGTCGGCCTCATCCGCCGCTACTGACCGGATCGGCCACGCGGCCCTCCGATTGCCGGAATTCCTCAGTCCGACACGCCCGGGTCGCGGCCGTCTCCGTCGTCGTCCGGCAGCAGGGACGGCGCCCCGGAGGGTGCCGGCCGAAGGGCGGTGCCGGCCCGGCCGGGACGGTGCCCGTCGGCTGCGGGACCGGCCGGTTGCGTCACACGACCGGTCACCGGCGCGGGCGCCCCCGCCGGCTCGGCCGTACGCGAACCGGTGGTGGCCGGAGCGGGCGGCGGCGGGCGGGCGTTCCAGGGCCGGGTCCGGCCCGCGACAGCGGGCTGAAGCGAAGCCGGCAAGGGCGCCACCGCCGAGGGCGTCCCCGGCACGGAAGGGCCCTGCGCTCCGGCCGGCGGGCCGTTGGCCGGACGGGCGGGCCAGCCGAGCGCGAGGCCGCCGGTCTCCGCCAGGACGGCGCGGTCGACGACGACGGTCAGCGCCCGGCAGCCGGGCGGGGCGTCCAGGCGGGTGACCACGATCGCGGCCCGGCGGCAGTCCTCGTCGAAGGCACGCGGATCACGGACGACGGCAAGAACGCGGGGCCGCGTCCCGGGGGAGGCCACATGGATCGCGCAGCCGAACGGATCGCACTGCCAGCCCGCCGCCAGGGCGGGGTCGCGGACGGCGCGCGGGTCGGCGTCTGCGGCGAGCCAGACCTGCGCGGCGAATCGCGCCCGCGCCGCGTCGAGCACCGCCAGGCGCCCGTCGCCACCCCTCACGGCGATCGGCTCGGCATCCGCGCCGACGAGAATGTCCGGAGCCTGCGCGAAGGGAGCGACCGCCACAGCGGCTGCCGCCGGAACGAGGCCGAGGAGACGCCAGCGACGGGTCCAAAGCGTCAGCCAGAGGATCGCCGCGACGGCGAGCGGCAGGGCCGCCGGATGGATGCGCCCGATCAGCCCCTCGCCGCCCGGCAGGCCGGCGACCTCGCTCGCGACCGCCAGCATGGCCTCGATCCCCATCCCCATGAGGACGAGGGGCCAGGACTCCAGGCCGAACGGCATGGCCAGCATGGCCAGGAGCGCCATCGGCATCACGATCGTGCCGACGACCGGCAGCACCAGCATGTTGGCGAGGACGCCGTAGGGCGCCGCGCGGTGGAACTCCGCCGCCACGACGGGAGCCGTCGCGAGGCCGGCCACGACCGACGAGAAGGCGAGCCCCGTCACGTGCGCGGCGAGCCAGCGCAGGAGCCGACCGGCCGGGCCGGCCAGCGGGTTCACCAGGCGGGTCGGGTCGCGCGGGCGGTCGCGCCAGACCTCGTAGGCGGCCACGAGCGCGAGCACCGCCAGGAACGACATCAGGAACCCGGGCTCGGCCACCGCATGGGGTTCGAAGGCCAGGATCGCCAGCGCCGAGACCGCGACCGTGCGCTGAGTCAGGGCGGGTCGGTCCGCCAGGACGGCCAGCAGGCCGACCGCGAACATGATGTAGGACCGGTCCGTCGCCACGCCGCCGCCGGAGATCAGCAGGTAGCCGGTGACGGCCGCGAAGGCCGCGACCGCGGCCACCTTCTTCACCGGGATGCGCAGCGCCAGTCCGGGGACGAGCGCCAGCAGCAGGCGGACGGCAGCGAGCACCGTGCCGCCGACCAGGACCATGTGCAGGCCCGAGATCGAGATGATGTGCGAGAGCCCCGAGGCGCGCATGGCCTCCTGGTCTGCCTCCGGGACGGCGCGGCTCTCGCCCACGATCAGGGCGGCCGCCATCGCGCCCGCCCGCCCCGGCAGGGCCTGCCGGATCCGCTCGGCGATGTCGTGGCGCAGTGTCGCGACCCCGGCGGCGAGGCGCAACGCGCCGGGCGGCGGCCCGAGATCCTGGCGCTCCACCCGGCCGAGGACGAAGCCCGAGGCCCCGCGCCCCTCGAAATAGGCCCGCCGGGCGAAGTCGTAGCCGCCCGGCAGCACGGGGCCGTCGGGCGGCCGAAGCCGGGCGAGGAAGCGCACCCCCTCCCCGATCCGCGCCCCGCCGTCGCGCCCCCGGGCGGCCGTCGCGGCAATCCGCTTCGGCCATTCCGCCGGCGCCGGCCCGCGGGTCTCCATGGATTGCACCGCGACCAAGAGGCGCGTGCCGCCGTTCGCCGTCCCCTCCGCCTCCTCGACCCAGCCCGTGACCGTGACGGTCCGCTCGCGGTCGAGCCGCGGCGCCGCGACGGCCAGGCTCTCCAGCTTGCCGGCAAAGAGCCCCGCAGCGGCCATCGCGGCGAGCACCAGGACGCGCGCGTCGCGCCCGCGCTGCCGCGCCGTCAGGGCGGCAGCCGCGAACCCGACCGCCACGATGGCCAGGGCCCAGGCCTGCGGCTCCTGCGGCAGCTTCAGGTAGCCGAGGGCGCCGAGCCCGAAGGCGACCACCGCCCAGGGAAACCCGGCTCCCCTGTCGAGTTCGGCCGCCAGCGTGTCGGCGATCCGCTCGCGCAGGAGAGAGGCCTCCAGCGCGATCCGGCGCGCGCCTCCCGGGACCGCGAACGCGGCAACGGACCTCCGCCGCCGGCTCCGCACGGAACCGGCGTCCTCTCTCCCGTCTGTATCCACCGGCGAGCCCCCCGGCTCCCCGCGGAAGCCCTCCACGCGGCCCCCTTGCTTACTTTTCGGCGAACCCATGCTACAGGAACCGCCCTCATCGTGACCACCGGCCCGGGCCCGACCCGGCCGAAGACCCGGACCTCCCATGGCTGATCCCGTCGTCACCCGCTTCGCCCCGTCGCCGACTGGCTTTCTCCACATCGGCGGCGCGCGCACGGCGCTGTTCAACTGGCTCTTCGCGCGCCACACGGGCGGCAAGATGCTGCTGCGCATCGAGGACACGGACCGGGAGCGCTCCACCGAGGCGGCCATCGAGGCGATCCTGGACGGCCTGCGCTGGCTCGGGCTGGACTGGGACGGCGAACTGACCTTCCAGTTCGCACGCATGCACCGCCACGCCGAGGTCGCCCACGAGCTCCTGGCGCGCGGCATGGCCTATCGCTGCTACGCCTCTCAGGCCGAGCTCGAAGAGATGCGCGAGACCGCCATGAAGGAGGGCCGCCCGCCCCGCTACGACGGCCGCTGGCGTAACCGGTCGCCCGAGGAGGCGCCGGCGGGCGTCAAGCCGGTGATCCGCTTGCGCGCGCCCCAGGAGGGCGAGACCGTCATCGACGACGTGGTGCAGGGCCGCGTGGTCTTCCGCAACGACGTGCTCGACGACTTCGTGCTGCTGCGCTCCGACGGGACGCCGACCTACATGCTGGCGGTGGTCGTCGACGACCACGACATGAGCGTCACCCACATCATCCGGGGCGACGACCACCTGACCAACGCTGCGCGGCAGACCCAGATCTACCGCGCGATGGGCTGGGACGTGCCGTCCATGGCCCACATTCCGCTGATCCACGGGCCGGACGGCGCGAAGCTCTCCAAGCGCCACGGCGCGCTCGGCGTGGACGCCTACCGGGCCATGGGCTACCTGCCGGAGGCCATGCGGAACTACCTTTCGCGCCTCGGCTGGAGCCACGGCGACGACGAGATCTTCTCGACCGCGGAGGCGGTCGGCTGGTTCGACCCGAAGGACATCAACAAGGGCGCGGCCCGCTTCGACTTCGCCAAGCTGGAACACCTGAACGGCATCTGGATCCGGCGCACCGACGACGACGAACTTGTCCGCCTCGCGCTCGATCTCCTGCCCCACATCCCGAACGGCGCCGAGTTCGCGCGCCTGGCGTCGGAGCCGGGGCTCGGCCAGTTCCGGGCCGCCATGCCGGGGCTGAAGGAGCGCGCCCGGACGCTCCTGGAACTTCTCGATGGCGCCCGCTTCCTCATCGCCGACCGGCCGCTCGCGCTCGACGACAAGGCAACGGCGCTCCTCGACGAGGCTGGCCGGCGCACGCTCGCCGGGCTCGCGGCGCGACTGGAAGGCCTGAACGCCTGGACGGTGGAGACGACGGAGGCCGCGGTCCGCGCCTTCGCGGAGGCGGAGGGGCTGAAGCTCGGCAAGGCGGCGCAGCCGCTGCGCGCCGCGCTGACCGGACGCTCGACCTCGCCGGGCATCTTCGACGTTCTGGCCGTTCTCGGCCGCGAGGAGAGCCTTGCCCGCATCAGGGAGCAGGTCCGCGACTGAGTCCTGCCGCAGCGCACAATTCGAGTGCGCCCGCCGAGGATTTGGGCTAGCTTTTCTTGCGGCACCGCATCATCCCTTCGGCGTGCTTGTGGCGCCACAGCAAATGGGCTACGGGTCCGTCTGACGGGTTTCGGCATTCCCCTCCGCGGCTGATCGTCGCGGTTAGGGAGTGATGCTAACGCCTTGAGCCGCCACACCGATGCCTCCTCGCTCCACCATTCCGGGGGTAGCCGAATGACCGACAAGATCGCCCGACTTTCGATCGGCAACGAGAGCCTGACCTTCCCCGTGAAGGACGGGAGCATAGGACCGAGCGTGATCGACATCTCGAAGCTCTACGGGGGCTCGAAGATGTTCACCTACGACCCCGGCTTCACCTCGACCGCCTCGTGCGAGTCGAAGATCACCTACATCGACGGCGACGAGGGTGTGCTGCTCTACCGCGGCTATCCGATCGAGCAGCTGGCCGAGCACACCGACTTCCTCGAGACCTGCTACCTGCTGCTCTACGGCGAGCTCCCGACCGACGCCGAGAAGACGGACTTCGTCTCGCGCGTGACGCACCACACCATGGTGCACGAGCAGATGAGCCGGTTCTTCACCGGCTTCCGACGCGACGCCCACCCGATGGCCGTCATGGTCGGTACCGTCGGCGCGCTCTCGGCCTTCTACCACGACTCCCTCGACATCACCGATCCGCACCAGCGGATGGTCGCCTCGATCCGCATGATCGCCAAGATGCCGACGATCGCCGCCATGGCGTTCAAGTATTCGATCGGCCAGCCGTTCATGTATCCGAAGAACGACCTGGACTACACGTCCAACTTCCTCCGCATGTGCTTCGCCATTCCCTGCGAGGAGTACAAGGTCGACCCGGTCCTCTCCAAGGCCCTCGACCGTATCTTCATCCTGCACGCCGATCACGAGCAGAACGCGTCCACCTCGACCGTCCGGCTCGCCGGCTCCTCGGGCGCCAATCCCTTCGCCTGCATCGCCGCCGGCATCGCTTGCCTGTGGGGCCCGGCCCATGGCGGCGCCAACGAGGCGGCGCTCGACATGCTGACCGAGATCGGCACGCCGGACCGCATCCCGCACTATGTCGCCCGCGCCAAGGACAAGAATGATCCGTTCCGCTTGATGGGCTTCGGCCACCGGGTCTACAAAAACTACGACCCGCGCGCCAAGATCATGCAGCGCACCTGCCACGACGTGCTGAAGGTCATGGGCCACACCGACGACCCGCTGCTGCAGGTCGCCATGGAGCTCGAGCGGATCGCGCTTCACGACGAGTACTTCATCGAGAAGAAGCTTTATCCGAACATCGACTTCTATTCGGGCATCACGCTGAAGGCGATGGGCTTCCCGACCTCGATGTTCACCGTCCTCTTCGCGCTCGCCCGCACCGTCGGCTGGATCGCGCAGTGGAAGGAGATGATCGAGGACCCGTCCCAGAAGATCGGCCGGCCGCGCCAGCTCTACACCGGCGCCGCCCGGCGGGATTTCGTGCCGCTCGACAATCGGGGCTGACCCCCTCGCGGTCGGACTTGCCGGGGGCGCCAGGGGCGCCCCCGTTTTCGTGCCGGCGCCGGCCCGCAGCGGACCCTGCCCTACCCGGGTTGCCGGCGCGCGGCCTGAAGGACGGCCGCCGCGGCCGCGTCCGCGGGCTTCTGCCCGTCCGGCAGG carries:
- the gltA gene encoding citrate synthase, translating into MTDKIARLSIGNESLTFPVKDGSIGPSVIDISKLYGGSKMFTYDPGFTSTASCESKITYIDGDEGVLLYRGYPIEQLAEHTDFLETCYLLLYGELPTDAEKTDFVSRVTHHTMVHEQMSRFFTGFRRDAHPMAVMVGTVGALSAFYHDSLDITDPHQRMVASIRMIAKMPTIAAMAFKYSIGQPFMYPKNDLDYTSNFLRMCFAIPCEEYKVDPVLSKALDRIFILHADHEQNASTSTVRLAGSSGANPFACIAAGIACLWGPAHGGANEAALDMLTEIGTPDRIPHYVARAKDKNDPFRLMGFGHRVYKNYDPRAKIMQRTCHDVLKVMGHTDDPLLQVAMELERIALHDEYFIEKKLYPNIDFYSGITLKAMGFPTSMFTVLFALARTVGWIAQWKEMIEDPSQKIGRPRQLYTGAARRDFVPLDNRG
- a CDS encoding ComEC/Rec2 family competence protein; the encoded protein is MRSRRRRSVAAFAVPGGARRIALEASLLRERIADTLAAELDRGAGFPWAVVAFGLGALGYLKLPQEPQAWALAIVAVGFAAAALTARQRGRDARVLVLAAMAAAGLFAGKLESLAVAAPRLDRERTVTVTGWVEEAEGTANGGTRLLVAVQSMETRGPAPAEWPKRIAATAARGRDGGARIGEGVRFLARLRPPDGPVLPGGYDFARRAYFEGRGASGFVLGRVERQDLGPPPGALRLAAGVATLRHDIAERIRQALPGRAGAMAAALIVGESRAVPEADQEAMRASGLSHIISISGLHMVLVGGTVLAAVRLLLALVPGLALRIPVKKVAAVAAFAAVTGYLLISGGGVATDRSYIMFAVGLLAVLADRPALTQRTVAVSALAILAFEPHAVAEPGFLMSFLAVLALVAAYEVWRDRPRDPTRLVNPLAGPAGRLLRWLAAHVTGLAFSSVVAGLATAPVVAAEFHRAAPYGVLANMLVLPVVGTIVMPMALLAMLAMPFGLESWPLVLMGMGIEAMLAVASEVAGLPGGEGLIGRIHPAALPLAVAAILWLTLWTRRWRLLGLVPAAAAVAVAPFAQAPDILVGADAEPIAVRGGDGRLAVLDAARARFAAQVWLAADADPRAVRDPALAAGWQCDPFGCAIHVASPGTRPRVLAVVRDPRAFDEDCRRAAIVVTRLDAPPGCRALTVVVDRAVLAETGGLALGWPARPANGPPAGAQGPSVPGTPSAVAPLPASLQPAVAGRTRPWNARPPPPAPATTGSRTAEPAGAPAPVTGRVTQPAGPAADGHRPGRAGTALRPAPSGAPSLLPDDDGDGRDPGVSD
- the lexA gene encoding transcriptional repressor LexA, which translates into the protein MLTRKQLELLMFIHERLKETGVPPSFDEMKDALDLKSKSGIHRLITALEERGFIRRLPNRARALEVVRLPDSVAPSLAAARNGKAFAPSVIEGSLGRQRPVGSGDDKNGAVSIPVMGRIAAGTPISAIQNYTHAIPVPADLIAGGEHFALEVRGDSMIEAGILDGDTVVIKRADGADTGDIVVALVDDEEATLKRLRKRGASIALEAANPAYETRIFGPDRVKIQGKLVGLIRRY
- the gltX gene encoding glutamate--tRNA ligase, with amino-acid sequence MADPVVTRFAPSPTGFLHIGGARTALFNWLFARHTGGKMLLRIEDTDRERSTEAAIEAILDGLRWLGLDWDGELTFQFARMHRHAEVAHELLARGMAYRCYASQAELEEMRETAMKEGRPPRYDGRWRNRSPEEAPAGVKPVIRLRAPQEGETVIDDVVQGRVVFRNDVLDDFVLLRSDGTPTYMLAVVVDDHDMSVTHIIRGDDHLTNAARQTQIYRAMGWDVPSMAHIPLIHGPDGAKLSKRHGALGVDAYRAMGYLPEAMRNYLSRLGWSHGDDEIFSTAEAVGWFDPKDINKGAARFDFAKLEHLNGIWIRRTDDDELVRLALDLLPHIPNGAEFARLASEPGLGQFRAAMPGLKERARTLLELLDGARFLIADRPLALDDKATALLDEAGRRTLAGLAARLEGLNAWTVETTEAAVRAFAEAEGLKLGKAAQPLRAALTGRSTSPGIFDVLAVLGREESLARIREQVRD